The Oleidesulfovibrio alaskensis DSM 16109 genome has a segment encoding these proteins:
- a CDS encoding DMT family transporter: MPQSRSAAAAPFALFIAVTLWGSSFVATKIGLRQLEPLSIVWLRQLVATLAILPFWLPAWLRHRHAATVRRSDTGLLLLLAFFQPCLYFVCESYALQLTTASQAGVVSAMMPLMVAVVAGAMLGEQVTRRMWGGFALSVTGVVWLTLASAPEESAPSPMLGNMLELAAMACGVGYTIACRKLGSTFSPVIITGVQILAGFLFFLPGAFMLPAGFTSMAAQALTTPGSDAAISLFAVGYLGLFVTLGAFALYNFGVSALSASKASAWINLVPVVSIVLGHLVLGETFSPYQAGGALLVLGGLYLCQRTPASPRHGIMQVQKPQRAGALEKE, encoded by the coding sequence GTGCCTCAGTCCCGTTCCGCAGCCGCCGCCCCGTTCGCCCTCTTCATTGCCGTCACCCTGTGGGGCAGTTCGTTTGTCGCCACCAAAATCGGCTTACGACAACTGGAACCGCTGTCCATTGTCTGGCTGCGCCAGCTTGTGGCCACACTTGCCATACTGCCCTTCTGGCTGCCCGCGTGGCTGCGCCACCGCCATGCGGCCACAGTGCGCCGCAGCGATACGGGCCTTCTGCTGCTTTTAGCTTTTTTTCAGCCCTGCCTCTATTTTGTGTGCGAAAGCTACGCGCTGCAGCTTACCACGGCGTCGCAGGCCGGTGTTGTTTCCGCCATGATGCCGCTCATGGTGGCCGTGGTGGCCGGCGCCATGCTGGGAGAACAGGTCACACGCCGCATGTGGGGCGGCTTTGCCCTGTCTGTGACAGGCGTTGTCTGGCTTACGCTGGCCAGTGCGCCCGAAGAATCCGCGCCCTCGCCCATGCTGGGCAACATGCTGGAACTGGCCGCCATGGCGTGCGGTGTGGGGTATACCATTGCCTGCCGCAAGCTGGGCAGTACATTTTCTCCCGTCATTATCACCGGTGTCCAGATTCTGGCGGGTTTTCTGTTTTTTCTGCCGGGCGCGTTCATGCTGCCCGCAGGGTTCACCTCCATGGCGGCACAGGCACTGACCACCCCCGGCAGCGATGCCGCCATCTCGCTGTTCGCCGTGGGCTATCTGGGGCTGTTTGTCACTCTGGGGGCCTTTGCCCTGTACAACTTCGGTGTAAGCGCGCTCTCCGCCAGCAAGGCATCGGCGTGGATCAATCTGGTGCCGGTTGTTTCCATAGTACTCGGGCACCTTGTGCTGGGCGAAACCTTCAGCCCGTATCAGGCAGGCGGAGCCCTGCTGGTGCTGGGCGGGCTGTACCTGTGCCAGCGGACACCTGCGTCCCCCCGCCACGGCATCATGCAAGTGCAGAAACCGCAACGTGCCGGAGCCTTAGAAAAAGAATAA
- the cooS gene encoding anaerobic carbon-monoxide dehydrogenase catalytic subunit, producing the protein MAKEPRPVEALSIWEDARAMLTKARAEGIETAHERLQQQTPHCKFCELGVSCRNCTMGPCKITPKAPRGVCGADADVIVARNFGRFVAGGSAGHSDHGRDLVEVLESIVEGSTSDYRITDEAKLRRIAAELGVTVEDRSTMDIAAELIDIFYADFGSRKKEVAFLCRVPAKRRELWDRLGMTPRGVDREIAEMMHRTHMGCDNDAPNTLIHAARTALADGWAGSMIGTELSDVIFGTPQPSMSHANLAAIKKDKVNILVHGHNPVVSEMILAAAREPALIAEAEAMGAQGINVAGLCCTGNELLMRQGIPMAGNHLMTELAIVTGAVEAVVVDYQCIMPSLVQIAGCYHTLFIDTAQKARFTGAVHFDIHPHNALEQAREIVRMAVQAYARRDASRVQIPGEPVNIMTGFSNEAVIAALGGSLDPLVQAIAAGDIRGAVGIVGCNNPKFQQDSMNVGLAKELIKKDILVLVTGCVTTAAGKAGLLLPEAAEQAGPGLRKICGALGIPPVLHYGSCVDNSRILQLCAALANALGVDISDLPVGASSPEWYSEKAAAIGLYAVASGIYTHLGHPPHILGSQTVTDLAVSGLEDLVGASFFIEPDPVKAALAFDLRIRAKRKALGLGE; encoded by the coding sequence ATGGCAAAAGAACCGCGTCCCGTAGAAGCACTCTCCATCTGGGAAGATGCCAGAGCCATGCTGACCAAAGCACGGGCCGAAGGCATTGAAACGGCACATGAGCGCCTGCAGCAGCAGACACCCCACTGTAAATTCTGCGAACTGGGAGTAAGCTGCCGCAACTGTACCATGGGGCCGTGCAAGATTACCCCCAAAGCGCCGCGCGGCGTCTGCGGAGCCGATGCCGACGTCATTGTGGCCCGCAACTTCGGCCGCTTTGTGGCCGGCGGCTCTGCCGGTCATTCCGACCACGGGCGCGATCTGGTTGAGGTGCTTGAATCCATTGTCGAAGGCAGTACATCCGACTACCGCATCACCGACGAAGCAAAACTGCGGCGCATAGCCGCCGAACTGGGAGTGACCGTGGAAGACCGCAGCACCATGGACATCGCTGCGGAGCTTATCGATATTTTCTACGCCGATTTCGGAAGCCGGAAAAAGGAAGTGGCCTTTTTGTGCAGGGTGCCCGCCAAACGCAGGGAGCTGTGGGACAGACTGGGCATGACCCCCCGGGGCGTGGACCGCGAAATAGCGGAAATGATGCACCGCACCCACATGGGCTGCGACAACGACGCACCCAACACGCTTATCCATGCGGCCCGCACCGCTCTGGCCGACGGCTGGGCCGGTTCCATGATCGGCACCGAGCTTTCCGACGTCATCTTCGGCACACCGCAGCCGTCCATGTCGCATGCCAATCTGGCCGCCATAAAAAAAGATAAAGTGAACATACTGGTCCACGGCCACAATCCCGTGGTTTCGGAAATGATTCTGGCCGCAGCCCGCGAACCCGCACTGATAGCCGAAGCGGAAGCTATGGGGGCGCAGGGCATCAATGTGGCCGGTCTGTGCTGCACCGGCAACGAACTGCTCATGCGGCAGGGCATTCCCATGGCGGGCAACCACCTGATGACGGAACTGGCCATCGTCACCGGAGCGGTGGAAGCGGTGGTGGTTGATTACCAGTGCATAATGCCCAGCCTTGTGCAGATTGCAGGGTGTTATCACACGCTGTTCATCGACACCGCGCAGAAAGCGCGCTTTACCGGAGCGGTTCATTTTGACATCCACCCCCACAACGCTTTGGAGCAGGCCCGCGAAATAGTGCGCATGGCGGTGCAGGCATATGCCCGCCGTGATGCATCGCGCGTGCAGATCCCCGGCGAGCCTGTAAACATCATGACAGGCTTTTCCAACGAGGCCGTCATAGCGGCGCTGGGCGGGTCACTGGACCCGCTGGTGCAGGCCATAGCCGCGGGCGACATACGCGGCGCCGTGGGTATTGTAGGCTGCAACAACCCGAAGTTCCAGCAGGACTCCATGAACGTGGGGCTTGCAAAAGAGCTTATCAAAAAAGACATTCTGGTGCTGGTTACCGGCTGCGTGACCACCGCGGCGGGCAAAGCCGGGCTGCTGCTGCCTGAGGCCGCGGAACAGGCCGGACCGGGACTGCGCAAAATCTGCGGCGCACTGGGCATACCCCCTGTGCTGCATTACGGCTCATGCGTTGACAATTCCCGCATTCTGCAGCTGTGCGCGGCACTGGCAAATGCACTTGGCGTAGACATAAGCGACCTGCCCGTCGGGGCTTCGTCTCCGGAATGGTATTCGGAAAAAGCCGCCGCCATCGGCCTGTACGCCGTGGCCAGCGGCATCTACACGCATCTGGGCCACCCGCCGCATATTCTCGGTTCGCAGACAGTCACCGACCTTGCGGTCTCCGGTCTTGAAGACCTTGTGGGGGCTTCGTTCTTCATCGAGCCGGACCCCGTAAAGGCTGCACTGGCATTTGACCTGCGCATACGCGCAAAACGCAAAGCGCTGGGCCTTGGCGAATAA
- a CDS encoding flagellin domain-containing protein, with amino-acid sequence MTYTTDSRRLIFDLSMNLLQQDMLTSRLFMGGSVGKSLRDLVLAESGSLRLTDPAAQALSGKLRSDSGMLRQASANVSEAASVTAMAQSAAGTIRSSLERMQELAEGVADGSLGVSAAQAEYQSLIDTIEGTVDSASYNGFNLLSAGGWGADERITLNGAAGTAGTTGTIHIQAGTGGFGLVLHDLSYLKGVFDTADIQDAAAATTAATAISGHVSDVQGIETMLEKRGEGLTAQSEALASQAEILQTAAATREATDDKRSVEELLLDYVLTNVGKIVDTDT; translated from the coding sequence ATGACCTACACCACAGACTCGCGCAGGCTTATCTTTGACCTGTCCATGAACCTGCTGCAGCAGGATATGCTGACCAGCAGGCTGTTCATGGGCGGCAGCGTAGGTAAATCGCTGCGTGATCTGGTGCTGGCCGAATCCGGTTCGCTCAGACTAACCGATCCTGCGGCACAGGCTCTTTCCGGCAAGCTGCGCAGCGATTCCGGCATGCTCCGGCAGGCTTCCGCCAATGTTTCAGAAGCCGCTTCCGTCACCGCCATGGCGCAAAGCGCCGCGGGCACCATTCGCAGCAGCCTTGAACGCATGCAGGAACTGGCCGAAGGCGTGGCGGACGGCTCTCTGGGCGTTTCCGCCGCGCAGGCTGAGTATCAGTCACTTATCGACACCATCGAAGGCACGGTGGACAGCGCATCCTACAACGGATTCAACCTGCTCAGCGCCGGCGGCTGGGGGGCGGATGAAAGAATAACCCTCAACGGTGCGGCAGGCACGGCGGGCACCACAGGCACCATTCACATTCAGGCAGGCACGGGCGGTTTCGGGCTTGTGCTGCACGACCTTTCCTATCTCAAAGGTGTGTTCGACACGGCGGACATTCAGGATGCCGCAGCGGCAACCACCGCGGCCACCGCCATCAGCGGTCATGTTTCGGATGTGCAGGGCATTGAAACCATGCTGGAAAAACGCGGCGAAGGACTGACGGCACAGTCGGAAGCGCTTGCTTCGCAGGCTGAAATTCTGCAGACAGCTGCAGCCACGCGGGAAGCGACCGATGATAAACGCTCCGTGGAAGAACTGCTGCTGGACTACGTTCTGACCAATGTAGGTAAAATTGTAGACACGGACACCTGA
- a CDS encoding EFR1 family ferrodoxin (N-terminal region resembles flavodoxins. C-terminal ferrodoxin region binds two 4Fe-4S clusters.), with the protein MKIRSVKAVFFSPTGTTRRIAECIGRAAAAGEPQLTDLTLPQTRGQKVLCAGDELLILAVPVYRGRVPGLLRDWLDTMLLDGTPAVCVAVYGNRAYDDALLELKDLVSARGGVVVACAAFVGEHSYSAADTPVAAGRPDAEDCRRAEEFGEQVGRLLSDCGSAAGAGGVAVPGNRPYIEMPGRSVPEFIGVDETCTECGVCAAACPVEAIEMAGGPVMDMNLCIFCCACIRCCPEQARYMKEGVMKDLARRLADTCSARKEPEFFFARG; encoded by the coding sequence ATGAAGATTAGAAGTGTTAAGGCTGTCTTTTTTTCTCCCACCGGAACCACGCGGCGCATTGCCGAATGCATCGGCAGGGCGGCGGCTGCCGGCGAGCCGCAACTGACTGATCTGACCTTGCCGCAGACCCGCGGGCAAAAAGTGCTCTGTGCCGGTGACGAGTTGCTGATACTGGCAGTGCCGGTATATCGCGGCAGAGTGCCCGGCCTGCTGCGTGACTGGCTGGATACAATGCTGCTGGACGGGACACCTGCGGTCTGTGTGGCGGTATACGGCAACAGAGCCTATGACGATGCCCTGCTGGAACTGAAAGATCTGGTCAGCGCACGGGGCGGTGTGGTTGTGGCTTGTGCGGCGTTCGTAGGTGAGCATTCGTATTCCGCGGCGGATACCCCTGTGGCGGCGGGACGTCCGGATGCAGAGGACTGCAGGCGCGCGGAAGAATTCGGAGAACAGGTGGGCCGGTTGCTTTCGGACTGCGGTTCTGCAGCGGGAGCCGGCGGGGTGGCGGTGCCGGGTAACCGTCCCTACATTGAAATGCCGGGGCGCAGTGTGCCGGAGTTTATAGGTGTGGATGAAACCTGCACGGAATGCGGTGTATGTGCTGCCGCCTGTCCTGTGGAGGCCATTGAGATGGCCGGTGGCCCCGTGATGGATATGAACCTGTGTATTTTCTGCTGTGCCTGCATCAGGTGCTGCCCTGAGCAGGCCAGGTATATGAAGGAGGGGGTTATGAAGGATCTGGCCCGTCGCCTTGCAGACACATGCAGTGCGCGCAAGGAGCCGGAGTTCTTTTTTGCCCGCGGATGA
- a CDS encoding putative bifunctional diguanylate cyclase/phosphodiesterase has product MNSLQHFLLTPFSASVGCGLLLLTFSALRYLKLLREVRRHPVSLHRCGTTQFITLVGFIAMFMVLYLLMLTNSGPHIPQDISAISGTILFLGAVFVFITAQVTSTGLHTALSANASLQHQAVHDYLTGLPNRRLIMELLGEAMQTAPAGYALVFVDIMNFKRVNISFAHYVGDQILEQVGQRLQASMKPGDVAARLGGDDFAILLRTGSPREAVQRTQAVKAALKQPYFSGDIQFSLDCGFGLYMGTAQDTRPEHVIAKANTAMMRAKQRGRNRIAVFSRSMQDKAQLTIHFENQFRRSLRNGDFFLVFQPQYALTPQPELIGFETLVRWNHPERGIVSPAEFVPMAETTGLILHLDRYVLREACRIWGEMRASLPACRALHFSVNLSASHMDRPTFIRKLEKTLAAFEMPHESIILELTESALMSNPETAARKMQYLRSIGLHVALDDFGTGYSSLAYLTRFPCYCLKIDKSFVDNITTDENSVRVVRAIIHLAHGLGMVALAEGVETPEQLAQLQDMGCDQVQGYLLGKPMPQAALRDIIARNC; this is encoded by the coding sequence ATGAACTCATTACAACACTTTCTTCTTACCCCGTTCTCGGCATCTGTAGGCTGCGGCCTGCTGCTGCTCACATTCAGCGCACTGCGGTACCTCAAACTGCTCAGGGAAGTCCGGCGGCATCCGGTGTCACTGCACCGCTGCGGAACCACACAGTTTATCACGCTGGTGGGCTTCATCGCCATGTTCATGGTGCTGTATCTGCTGATGCTTACAAACAGCGGCCCGCATATTCCGCAGGACATCTCCGCCATATCCGGAACCATACTTTTTCTCGGAGCCGTCTTTGTATTCATTACGGCACAGGTGACTTCCACAGGGCTGCATACCGCCCTTTCCGCCAATGCCTCGCTGCAGCATCAGGCCGTGCACGACTACCTGACGGGGCTGCCCAACCGCCGGCTCATCATGGAACTGCTCGGCGAAGCCATGCAGACCGCTCCTGCCGGATATGCACTGGTGTTTGTGGATATCATGAACTTTAAACGGGTTAACATCAGCTTTGCTCATTATGTGGGCGATCAGATTCTGGAGCAGGTCGGGCAGCGACTTCAGGCGTCCATGAAACCCGGCGATGTGGCAGCCCGTCTCGGCGGTGACGACTTTGCCATCCTGCTGCGCACAGGCAGCCCGCGCGAAGCTGTTCAGCGCACACAGGCGGTCAAGGCGGCGCTGAAACAACCGTATTTTTCCGGCGATATCCAGTTTTCGCTGGATTGCGGTTTCGGCCTGTATATGGGAACCGCGCAGGATACCAGACCCGAGCATGTGATTGCCAAAGCCAACACGGCCATGATGCGTGCCAAGCAACGCGGCAGAAACCGCATTGCCGTATTCAGCCGCTCCATGCAGGACAAAGCCCAGCTCACCATCCATTTTGAAAACCAGTTCCGCCGCAGTCTGCGCAACGGAGACTTCTTTCTTGTCTTTCAGCCGCAGTACGCCCTTACCCCTCAGCCGGAACTGATAGGCTTTGAAACGCTTGTCCGCTGGAACCACCCCGAAAGGGGAATAGTGAGTCCTGCCGAATTTGTGCCCATGGCGGAAACCACCGGGCTTATTCTGCACCTTGACCGCTATGTGCTGCGCGAAGCCTGCCGCATATGGGGAGAAATGCGCGCCAGTCTTCCCGCGTGCCGCGCGCTGCATTTTTCCGTCAACCTGAGCGCCTCGCACATGGACCGCCCGACCTTTATCCGCAAGCTGGAAAAAACACTGGCGGCCTTTGAGATGCCGCACGAATCCATCATTCTGGAACTGACTGAATCCGCCCTGATGAGCAATCCGGAAACCGCCGCCCGCAAAATGCAATATCTGCGCAGCATCGGCCTGCATGTGGCGCTGGACGATTTCGGCACAGGATATTCTTCGCTGGCTTATCTGACACGTTTTCCCTGCTACTGCCTGAAAATTGATAAAAGTTTTGTGGACAACATAACCACCGATGAAAACTCCGTGCGTGTGGTGCGGGCCATCATCCATCTGGCACACGGTCTGGGTATGGTGGCTCTGGCCGAAGGCGTGGAAACACCTGAACAGCTGGCGCAACTGCAGGATATGGGCTGTGATCAGGTTCAGGGCTATCTGCTGGGCAAGCCTATGCCGCAGGCGGCCCTGCGGGATATCATAGCCCGCAACTGCTGA
- a CDS encoding GNAT family N-acetyltransferase, which translates to MNIVAAAQEDYPEILAVWEASVRATHDFLTEDNIQFFKPLILKEYLPAVDLYCAKDETGRIHGFLGVAEQNIEMLFLAPESRGRGLGKLLVNFAVAELGSVRVDVNE; encoded by the coding sequence ATGAACATAGTTGCCGCCGCACAGGAAGATTATCCGGAAATACTCGCGGTCTGGGAGGCCTCGGTACGGGCTACCCATGACTTTTTGACCGAAGACAATATTCAGTTTTTCAAACCGCTGATTTTGAAGGAGTATCTGCCTGCTGTGGATTTATACTGCGCAAAGGATGAGACCGGCAGGATTCATGGCTTTCTGGGCGTGGCGGAACAGAATATCGAGATGCTTTTTCTTGCTCCTGAAAGCCGCGGCAGGGGGCTGGGAAAGCTGCTGGTGAATTTTGCCGTTGCAGAGCTCGGTTCCGTCAGGGTCGATGTCAACGAATAA
- a CDS encoding methyl-accepting chemotaxis protein — protein MFASIKARVVLGLLFSIAVAIGGVSTIVYFNVNSLSQQAFRESSASQLNRIDDFMSTFVNDAKYTAAFLASRPELQNAQGKLTVFAGRTQSSKITRDILATETERAIFDLFGGIITANPNYDFAFMGSSDSGFVQFPEDTMPAGYDPTKRPWYREMLASDADTSLSKAYLSTTGKPVGSITAKIRTNGRVSGVVGIDINLSTLTNVTSSITTGKTGYVMLIEDGGVILSDPAQPARSFKNISELDNAALDTLVKLENGTVDIMLDGVRKLATVHRADSLGWKLVLIQDEAEVFQATRDTLTNVILLSLGLAVLLLAVAWLLGRSIARPIGLLADSAQVVARGEYDKMPDARHFSGELATLHQSMTTMVTELAKTIKEARSKTVEAEEQTLKAEKALGEARHAREQADQATRQGMLAAAGQLESIVLQINNASQELSGQIAQASDNAGLQRERTAEAATAMEQINATVLEVASNASRAAESAETAKQQADNGGRIVHDVVSSINQVDGVTRDLQTTLDSLGKQAQDIGQIMNVITDIADQTNLLALNAAIEAARAGDAGRGFAVVADEVRKLAEKTMHATKEVGSAVTAIQQATKVNIEGMGNVTQLVGRCTDQASEAGKSLASIVDIVDHTADQVRNIATASEEQSAASEEITRSTEEVNRIAGDVAEIMNDSNTAVNDLARLADELQGLIEKLKSA, from the coding sequence ATGTTTGCTTCAATCAAAGCCAGAGTGGTACTGGGCCTGCTGTTTTCCATTGCCGTGGCCATCGGCGGCGTTTCCACCATTGTCTACTTCAACGTGAACTCCCTTTCGCAGCAAGCGTTCAGAGAGTCATCAGCCAGTCAGCTCAACCGCATCGACGACTTTATGAGCACCTTTGTCAACGATGCCAAATACACGGCCGCGTTTCTGGCTTCGCGGCCCGAACTGCAGAATGCGCAGGGCAAACTGACCGTTTTTGCCGGCAGAACCCAGTCGTCCAAAATCACGCGTGACATTCTGGCAACTGAAACCGAACGTGCAATTTTCGACCTGTTCGGCGGCATCATAACCGCCAACCCCAACTACGACTTCGCCTTCATGGGCTCAAGCGACTCCGGCTTTGTGCAGTTTCCCGAAGATACCATGCCCGCGGGCTACGACCCCACCAAACGACCATGGTACCGTGAAATGCTCGCATCCGATGCAGACACCTCGCTGAGCAAGGCATATCTTTCCACAACGGGCAAACCCGTAGGTTCCATCACCGCCAAAATACGCACCAACGGACGTGTCAGCGGGGTTGTGGGCATAGACATCAACCTGTCCACCCTGACCAACGTCACCTCATCCATCACCACCGGCAAGACAGGGTATGTCATGCTGATAGAAGACGGCGGAGTCATTCTGTCCGATCCGGCACAGCCTGCCCGGTCGTTTAAAAACATTTCGGAACTGGACAATGCCGCGCTGGACACACTGGTCAAACTGGAAAACGGCACAGTGGACATAATGCTGGACGGAGTGCGCAAACTGGCAACGGTGCACCGCGCCGACAGTCTGGGCTGGAAGCTGGTACTTATTCAGGATGAAGCGGAAGTGTTTCAGGCCACGCGGGACACGCTGACCAACGTGATACTGCTCAGTCTGGGGCTGGCCGTCCTGCTGCTGGCGGTGGCATGGCTGCTGGGACGTTCCATCGCGCGTCCCATAGGTCTGCTGGCCGATTCCGCGCAGGTTGTGGCCCGCGGCGAATACGATAAAATGCCGGATGCCCGTCACTTCAGCGGCGAACTGGCAACACTGCACCAGAGCATGACCACCATGGTCACAGAACTGGCAAAAACCATCAAGGAAGCCCGCAGCAAAACCGTGGAAGCTGAAGAGCAGACTCTGAAAGCGGAAAAAGCCCTTGGAGAGGCAAGACATGCCCGCGAACAGGCCGATCAGGCCACGCGTCAGGGTATGCTTGCAGCGGCCGGACAGCTGGAATCCATCGTGCTGCAGATTAACAATGCCTCTCAGGAGCTTTCGGGCCAGATAGCGCAGGCCAGCGACAACGCGGGGCTGCAGCGCGAACGCACGGCAGAGGCAGCCACAGCCATGGAACAGATCAACGCCACGGTGCTTGAAGTGGCCAGCAACGCATCGCGCGCTGCCGAAAGCGCCGAAACAGCCAAACAGCAGGCCGACAACGGCGGACGCATAGTGCACGACGTTGTTTCCAGCATCAATCAGGTGGACGGCGTCACCCGCGACCTGCAGACAACGCTGGACAGTCTGGGCAAACAGGCACAGGACATCGGACAGATAATGAACGTAATCACCGATATTGCCGACCAGACCAACCTGCTGGCACTGAACGCTGCCATTGAAGCGGCGCGGGCCGGTGACGCCGGACGCGGCTTTGCCGTTGTGGCCGACGAAGTGCGTAAACTGGCAGAAAAAACCATGCATGCCACCAAAGAAGTGGGCAGCGCCGTCACTGCCATCCAGCAGGCCACCAAAGTCAACATCGAGGGCATGGGCAATGTGACCCAGCTGGTGGGCAGGTGTACCGATCAGGCGTCCGAAGCCGGCAAGTCGCTGGCCAGCATTGTGGATATAGTGGACCACACGGCGGATCAGGTGCGTAATATCGCCACTGCCAGCGAAGAACAGTCCGCGGCTTCGGAAGAAATCACGCGCAGCACTGAAGAGGTTAACCGCATTGCCGGTGATGTTGCCGAAATAATGAACGATTCCAACACGGCAGTGAATGACCTGGCCCGGCTGGCAGACGAACTGCAGGGCCTGATCGAAAAGCTGAAATCCGCATAA
- a CDS encoding Crp/Fnr family transcriptional regulator, whose translation MKFSEINLLDELQRPELTELRGIFTRRSVTKGAVAFHPETDENLVFVIASGRVRIYLGYEEKEFTLGVLEPGDLYSTHAGCYAQALEDSTLMVTDVQSVKRCMSEIPLFTRTMVRVLGQILNNSFSIIGSLAFKDIYTRLTSFLHKEALRTGTPCSGGTELRLALTTEQLSLHMGATRQTVSTLLNNLVREGIMVKKGRSIWVIPDMEALHRQTQQ comes from the coding sequence ATGAAATTTTCAGAAATCAATCTGCTTGATGAACTGCAGCGGCCGGAACTGACTGAGCTGCGCGGAATATTCACCCGGCGGAGCGTCACCAAAGGTGCGGTGGCCTTCCACCCCGAAACAGATGAAAATCTTGTTTTCGTTATCGCCAGCGGCAGAGTGCGCATTTATCTGGGGTACGAAGAAAAAGAATTCACACTGGGGGTGCTCGAACCGGGCGACCTGTATTCAACGCACGCCGGATGTTACGCGCAGGCGCTGGAAGATTCGACCCTGATGGTGACCGATGTGCAGTCCGTCAAACGCTGCATGAGCGAAATCCCTCTGTTCACACGCACCATGGTGCGCGTGCTCGGCCAGATACTGAACAATTCATTTTCAATCATCGGCAGCCTTGCCTTCAAGGACATCTATACCCGCCTCACGTCGTTTCTGCACAAAGAAGCCCTGCGCACCGGCACCCCGTGTTCCGGAGGCACAGAACTGCGCCTTGCCCTGACCACGGAACAACTTTCTCTGCATATGGGGGCCACCCGCCAGACAGTATCCACCCTGCTCAACAATCTGGTGCGCGAAGGCATCATGGTCAAAAAAGGGCGTTCCATCTGGGTTATTCCCGATATGGAAGCCCTGCACCGGCAGACACAGCAGTAA
- a CDS encoding nitroreductase family protein translates to MPTITIDQEKCSADGLCMAECPFLLLTPREDGVPQLVKGAENMCVNCGHCMAVCPAGAISVGGADSADFPRTDAGLAVTIPQAMQLFRGRRSVRVFRKDPVPRADIETLIDMTRWAPTARNLQPVHWMVAEQPHVNRLAELVIEWMRRNGTLPEIVEAFENGRDMIHRNAPCLLIAHAHEASLSPQVDCAIALASVEVACQPMGLGACWAGFFMRAAKFYQPINEYLKLPEGHHVYGALMLGTPAHRLRRIPPRAAASVTWR, encoded by the coding sequence ATGCCGACAATAACGATTGATCAGGAAAAATGCAGCGCGGACGGCCTGTGTATGGCCGAATGTCCCTTTCTGCTGCTTACCCCGCGTGAAGACGGCGTGCCCCAGCTGGTAAAAGGCGCGGAAAACATGTGTGTGAACTGCGGGCACTGCATGGCTGTCTGTCCGGCCGGCGCCATAAGCGTAGGCGGTGCCGACAGTGCTGACTTTCCCCGTACGGATGCCGGACTGGCCGTGACCATCCCGCAGGCCATGCAGCTTTTCCGCGGACGCAGATCTGTACGGGTCTTCAGAAAAGATCCTGTTCCGCGCGCGGACATAGAAACGCTTATCGACATGACCCGCTGGGCACCCACTGCGCGCAATCTGCAGCCTGTGCACTGGATGGTGGCGGAACAGCCGCATGTAAACCGGCTGGCGGAACTGGTCATTGAGTGGATGCGCCGCAACGGTACACTGCCCGAAATTGTGGAAGCATTTGAAAACGGCCGCGACATGATACACCGCAACGCCCCGTGTCTGCTCATTGCTCATGCGCATGAAGCGTCGCTTTCTCCGCAGGTCGACTGCGCCATTGCTCTGGCATCGGTGGAAGTTGCCTGCCAGCCCATGGGACTTGGCGCATGCTGGGCAGGGTTTTTCATGCGCGCGGCAAAATTCTATCAGCCCATTAATGAATACCTGAAGCTGCCGGAAGGCCACCATGTATACGGCGCCCTTATGCTGGGCACGCCCGCTCACAGGCTGCGGCGTATTCCGCCCAGAGCCGCGGCTTCCGTCACGTGGCGCTGA